From a single Mesorhizobium shangrilense genomic region:
- a CDS encoding efflux RND transporter periplasmic adaptor subunit — MDQIVNPPRAESDSTIEKALGLDRKGLNRKRRRGWLYAVLALAVMIAGVAGYQWYAASPSRIDYTTISASVADLTVEVSATGTLQPLTQVDISSELSGVVRSVSAKENQQVRKGDVLAALDTSKLEVQIERAEASAKAAAANLEDATVTLKENEAALVRATELTRRGMATNQSLEAATATRDRAKAALDSAEASLAIARADLKAQQTDFAKSTIYAPIDGIVLTRSVDPGQTVASSLQAPVLFIIAADLRNMELKAAVDEADIGAVKPGQHARFTVDAFPERPFNAEIRDISYASVTTDGVVTYDARFDVDNGELLLRPGMTATVSVVTKQAKGVLTVPASAFRYRPAQQAARGWSLSDLFTGGMRRPGGNRPPQTKAPTDGSRTLYVLEGGKPRPVSVKIGSTDGELTEITSGLDEGAQVITASQLRS, encoded by the coding sequence ATGGACCAGATTGTCAATCCGCCAAGGGCGGAATCGGATTCAACCATAGAGAAGGCACTGGGGCTCGACCGCAAAGGCCTGAACCGGAAGCGGCGGCGCGGCTGGCTTTACGCCGTGCTGGCGCTTGCCGTCATGATCGCGGGCGTCGCCGGCTACCAGTGGTACGCGGCGTCTCCCTCCAGGATCGATTATACCACGATTTCGGCCTCGGTCGCCGACCTGACGGTCGAGGTATCCGCCACGGGAACGCTGCAGCCCCTCACCCAGGTCGATATTTCCAGCGAACTGTCCGGCGTCGTTCGCTCGGTCTCGGCCAAGGAGAACCAGCAGGTCAGGAAGGGCGACGTGCTGGCAGCCCTCGATACGTCCAAGCTCGAGGTGCAGATCGAGCGCGCCGAGGCCTCCGCCAAGGCGGCAGCCGCCAATCTCGAGGACGCCACGGTCACGCTGAAGGAAAACGAGGCGGCACTGGTGCGCGCCACCGAGCTCACCAGGCGCGGCATGGCGACCAACCAGTCGCTTGAAGCGGCGACCGCCACGCGCGACCGCGCCAAGGCGGCGCTCGACAGCGCCGAGGCCAGCCTGGCCATCGCCAGGGCCGACCTGAAGGCGCAGCAGACCGACTTCGCCAAGAGCACCATCTATGCGCCCATCGACGGCATCGTGCTGACACGCTCGGTCGATCCTGGCCAGACGGTGGCCTCCTCGCTGCAGGCACCCGTGCTGTTCATCATCGCCGCCGATCTCAGGAACATGGAACTGAAAGCGGCGGTCGACGAGGCCGATATCGGCGCGGTCAAGCCTGGCCAGCATGCGCGCTTCACCGTCGATGCCTTCCCGGAACGGCCATTCAACGCGGAGATCCGCGACATTTCCTATGCATCGGTCACCACCGACGGCGTCGTTACCTATGATGCCCGGTTCGACGTCGACAATGGCGAGCTTCTGTTGCGGCCCGGCATGACCGCCACCGTTTCGGTGGTGACGAAGCAGGCCAAGGGCGTGCTCACCGTGCCGGCCTCGGCGTTTCGCTACCGGCCGGCGCAGCAGGCGGCACGCGGCTGGAGCCTGAGCGACCTGTTCACCGGCGGCATGAGACGGCCCGGCGGCAACCGGCCACCCCAGACGAAGGCGCCAACCGACGGATCGCGGACGCTCTACGTACTGGAGGGCGGGAAACCCCGCCCGGTCAGCGTCAAGATCGGCTCCACGGATGGCGAATTGACCGAGATCACCTCCGGTCTCGACGAGGGCGCGCAGGTCATCACCGCGTCCCAGCTGAGAAGCTGA
- a CDS encoding PhzF family phenazine biosynthesis protein — protein MQPRNYLLYDVFTRDRLAGNPLAVVLDCEGLDTAAMQTIAREFNLSESVFVLPPENPKHRARIRIFTPDYEMPFAGHPTVGAAIALAEMSEDDGAAGIFVLEENIGPVRCAVSRNDGATFAEFDLAKLPEQLELSADPVRIGAALGLAPHEIGFENHQVSFWSAGVPYVTIPVADLEVASRIRLDNQAWSELAPRKSDWAFASPYVYCRQTVNHESAFHVRMVVPGTPSYEDPATGSAAAAFAGAIMHFDGPTDGVSQLWIEQGLEMGRPSRIRLELNVEGAKLASARIGGNAVKVAEGRLFV, from the coding sequence ATGCAGCCGCGCAATTACTTGCTCTATGACGTCTTTACGCGCGATCGGCTGGCCGGCAACCCGCTGGCCGTCGTGCTGGATTGCGAGGGATTGGACACGGCCGCGATGCAAACCATCGCGCGCGAATTCAACCTGTCCGAATCGGTCTTCGTGCTGCCGCCGGAAAACCCGAAGCACCGAGCCCGCATCCGCATTTTCACGCCCGACTATGAGATGCCGTTTGCCGGCCATCCGACGGTGGGGGCGGCAATCGCGCTTGCCGAAATGAGCGAGGACGACGGTGCGGCCGGTATTTTTGTGCTCGAGGAGAATATTGGCCCGGTGCGTTGCGCCGTCAGCCGCAACGATGGCGCGACCTTTGCCGAGTTCGATCTGGCGAAGCTGCCGGAGCAGTTGGAACTGTCCGCCGACCCGGTGCGAATCGGCGCCGCACTCGGGCTGGCGCCGCATGAGATCGGCTTCGAGAATCACCAGGTATCGTTCTGGTCGGCCGGCGTACCCTACGTGACCATACCCGTTGCCGACCTGGAGGTTGCTTCACGCATCAGGCTGGACAACCAGGCGTGGTCGGAACTTGCGCCGCGCAAGAGTGACTGGGCGTTCGCCAGCCCGTATGTCTACTGCCGCCAGACGGTGAATCACGAAAGCGCTTTCCATGTGCGCATGGTCGTTCCGGGCACGCCTTCCTACGAAGACCCGGCGACCGGCTCGGCGGCGGCTGCCTTTGCCGGCGCGATCATGCATTTCGACGGCCCCACGGACGGTGTGTCGCAGCTGTGGATCGAACAGGGGCTGGAGATGGGCCGACCGTCGCGAATCCGCCTCGAATTGAACGTGGAAGGCGCAAAACTGGCCTCCGCGCGCATCGGCGGCAACGCCGTGAAGGTGGCCGAAGGCAGGCTTTTCGTCTGA
- a CDS encoding DMT family transporter yields MAFREWLFLNLVAPELMWESGNAPGQDLAELNGTTMDVRPGLTRATIMLSAGMALSGTAGLFSIQSGQPTFNVVFFRCLFGAIALVGWASLRKGWKSLFITQRSLWPLVLVSGICLVLNWLALFQAFKMTSIGFATIIYHLQPFWIVLAGALLLKEGLSRHKLGWICIAFLGLVLTIVPKLGMMRADHDWLIGVGLALAASLFYAATTLTTRAVKSVDPGVLSAIHCLIGVVVFAPFVNLPALQGGDNVMWVWLVGLGVIHTGVVYVLLYSSYPKLPIAVIAAGSFLNPVVALLSDFFVFGRSITAMQGAGLVLILLAGLAVNLGWPFFFISARKIAPPQES; encoded by the coding sequence GTGGCATTTCGCGAGTGGCTCTTCCTGAATTTGGTGGCGCCGGAACTAATGTGGGAGAGCGGGAACGCGCCCGGACAAGATCTCGCGGAATTGAATGGAACAACAATGGACGTCAGACCGGGGCTGACACGCGCCACAATCATGCTCTCCGCTGGAATGGCCCTGTCTGGGACGGCAGGTCTTTTTTCCATTCAGTCCGGTCAACCTACATTCAACGTCGTCTTTTTCCGTTGCCTCTTTGGTGCAATCGCCCTCGTTGGGTGGGCATCGCTACGCAAGGGATGGAAGAGCCTATTCATCACTCAGAGGTCGCTGTGGCCGCTTGTGCTGGTGAGCGGGATTTGCCTCGTGCTGAATTGGCTTGCCCTGTTTCAAGCCTTCAAAATGACGTCGATCGGATTTGCGACGATCATCTATCATCTGCAGCCATTCTGGATCGTGCTGGCTGGGGCATTGCTGCTCAAGGAGGGATTGTCTCGGCACAAATTGGGATGGATATGCATTGCGTTCCTCGGCCTCGTTCTCACGATCGTTCCGAAACTGGGTATGATGCGAGCGGATCATGATTGGCTGATCGGCGTCGGCCTCGCGCTTGCTGCGTCGCTGTTTTATGCGGCCACGACCTTGACAACCCGAGCCGTCAAGTCGGTCGACCCGGGAGTTCTCAGTGCCATTCATTGTCTGATCGGCGTCGTCGTTTTCGCGCCGTTCGTCAATCTGCCGGCGCTTCAAGGCGGCGACAATGTCATGTGGGTCTGGCTTGTCGGCCTTGGCGTCATCCATACCGGCGTCGTGTATGTACTGCTCTATTCGTCCTATCCCAAGCTTCCGATCGCGGTCATCGCGGCGGGATCTTTCTTGAATCCCGTAGTTGCCCTGTTGTCCGATTTTTTCGTGTTCGGCCGTTCGATAACAGCCATGCAAGGCGCCGGGCTGGTCCTTATCCTGCTTGCGGGACTTGCCGTTAACCTTGGGTGGCCGTTCTTTTTCATCTCGGCGCGCAAGATCGCGCCGCCGCAGGAATCCTGA
- a CDS encoding PilZ domain-containing protein — protein MADDENRDKRRQRVLKGATILTGITNSEVKCTVRNMHAGGAELKVSIDARVPDEFLLYVPTDGIGYKAVVRWRREDRVGVEFTGTEPKPHWHYG, from the coding sequence TTGGCCGATGACGAAAACAGAGACAAGCGCAGGCAGCGCGTCCTCAAGGGCGCGACGATCCTCACCGGCATCACCAATTCCGAAGTCAAATGCACGGTGCGCAACATGCATGCCGGCGGCGCGGAACTGAAAGTGTCGATCGACGCCCGCGTGCCCGACGAATTCCTGCTCTACGTTCCGACCGACGGCATAGGCTACAAGGCGGTGGTGCGCTGGCGCCGCGAGGACCGTGTCGGCGTGGAGTTCACCGGCACCGAACCAAAGCCGCACTGGCACTACGGCTGA
- the ilvC gene encoding ketol-acid reductoisomerase: MRVYYDRDADLNLIKGKKVAIIGYGSQGRAHALNLKDSGAKEIVIGLKAGSATAKKVEADGLKVMSVADAAKWADLMMMATPDELQADIYKNEIAPNIRDGAAIAFAHGLNVHFGLIEPKSTVDVVMIAPKGPGHTVRGEYQKGGGVPCLVAVNQDASGNALDLALSYACGVGGGRSGIIETNFREECETDLFGEQVVLCGGLVELIRAGFETLVEAGYAPEMAYFECLHEVKLIVDLIYEGGIANMNYSISNTAEWGEYVSGPRIITAETKAEMKRVLKDIQTGKFTSEWMQEYRAGMSRFKGIRRMNDSHQIEEVGAKLRAMMPWISKNKLVDKAKN, from the coding sequence ATGCGTGTCTATTACGATCGCGATGCCGATCTCAATCTGATCAAGGGCAAGAAGGTCGCCATCATCGGCTATGGCAGCCAGGGCCGGGCGCATGCGCTCAACCTCAAGGATTCGGGCGCCAAGGAGATCGTCATCGGTCTCAAGGCTGGCTCGGCGACCGCCAAGAAGGTCGAGGCCGACGGCCTCAAGGTGATGAGCGTGGCCGATGCCGCCAAGTGGGCCGACCTGATGATGATGGCGACGCCTGACGAGCTGCAGGCCGACATCTACAAGAACGAAATCGCGCCGAACATCCGCGACGGTGCGGCGATCGCTTTCGCTCACGGCCTCAACGTGCATTTCGGCCTCATCGAGCCGAAGTCGACCGTCGACGTCGTCATGATCGCGCCGAAAGGCCCCGGCCACACGGTGCGCGGCGAATATCAGAAGGGCGGCGGCGTGCCGTGCCTTGTCGCCGTCAACCAGGACGCGTCCGGCAACGCGCTTGACCTCGCTTTGTCCTACGCCTGCGGCGTCGGTGGTGGCCGTTCGGGCATCATCGAGACCAACTTCCGCGAGGAATGCGAGACCGACCTGTTCGGCGAGCAGGTCGTGCTGTGCGGTGGCCTCGTCGAACTGATCCGCGCCGGTTTCGAAACGCTGGTGGAAGCCGGCTATGCGCCGGAAATGGCCTATTTCGAGTGCCTGCACGAAGTGAAGCTGATCGTCGACCTGATCTATGAGGGCGGCATCGCCAACATGAACTACTCGATCTCGAACACCGCCGAGTGGGGCGAGTACGTCTCGGGTCCGCGCATCATCACCGCCGAGACCAAGGCCGAGATGAAGCGCGTGCTGAAGGACATCCAGACCGGCAAGTTCACCTCGGAATGGATGCAGGAATACCGCGCCGGCATGTCGCGCTTCAAGGGCATCCGCCGTATGAACGACAGCCATCAGATCGAGGAAGTCGGCGCCAAGCTGCGCGCGATGATGCCGTGGATTTCCAAGAACAAGCTTGTCGACAAGGCCAAGAACTGA
- a CDS encoding BA14K family protein translates to MTSLFSSTVRSGLLALGVISGLSAPSMAGPIIQPNVPLPTANAAPEIIPVRDGWAGGNNNGAWQWRHNNGRHWNGGGNWNGGGNWNGRRHWRNHGRYYGGGYYDDGGAAILGLGLGLGLGAALNNGYYDAPPPRRYYRAGRLSSAHVQWCYNRYRSYRAYDNSFQPYNGPRQQCYSPYS, encoded by the coding sequence ATGACTTCGCTCTTTTCTTCAACTGTCAGATCGGGGCTTTTGGCCCTGGGTGTCATATCAGGCCTGTCCGCGCCGTCGATGGCCGGCCCCATCATCCAACCTAATGTTCCTCTTCCGACCGCGAACGCGGCGCCCGAAATCATACCGGTCCGGGACGGGTGGGCTGGTGGCAACAACAACGGCGCATGGCAGTGGCGGCACAATAACGGCCGACATTGGAACGGCGGCGGAAACTGGAACGGCGGCGGAAACTGGAACGGTCGCCGGCACTGGCGCAATCACGGCCGCTACTATGGCGGCGGCTACTATGACGACGGTGGGGCAGCGATCCTCGGCCTGGGATTGGGTCTAGGCCTCGGTGCCGCCCTCAACAATGGCTACTACGATGCGCCGCCACCTCGCCGCTACTATCGCGCAGGGCGGCTCTCCAGCGCACACGTCCAATGGTGCTATAATCGTTATCGGTCGTATCGCGCCTATGACAACAGCTTCCAGCCCTACAATGGCCCGCGCCAGCAGTGCTATTCACCCTATAGCTGA
- a CDS encoding TetR/AcrR family transcriptional regulator: MRSVVEQEETVLQANADIDNSEGLTERQKAVLDAALRLLVEEGDHLTMTAVARRASCSKETLYKWFGDRDGLLTATVQWQASKVRVAPVDGRGLDLASLTASLERFASDWLSVISSDTSIALNRVAVGHAGSGKDNLGAVVLENGRFALAKRLKPVLEAGRQAGFLDFPDAETAFRTFFGLVARDVQIRLLLGDRLELTDATIGGDAARATQQFLALHGAKTGPQGPLEPDDFRSSRPEI, encoded by the coding sequence ATGCGATCCGTCGTTGAGCAGGAAGAAACCGTGTTGCAGGCGAACGCCGACATCGACAACAGCGAGGGGCTGACGGAGCGGCAGAAGGCCGTTCTGGATGCGGCCTTGCGGCTGCTGGTCGAGGAGGGCGATCATCTGACGATGACCGCCGTGGCCCGGCGGGCAAGCTGCTCCAAGGAAACGCTGTACAAATGGTTCGGCGACCGCGACGGGCTGCTGACGGCAACCGTGCAATGGCAGGCGTCCAAGGTGCGCGTGGCGCCCGTCGATGGCCGGGGGCTGGACCTTGCTTCGCTGACCGCGAGCCTGGAGCGCTTCGCGTCGGATTGGCTGAGCGTCATCTCGAGCGATACCTCGATCGCGCTCAACCGTGTGGCCGTCGGTCATGCCGGTTCCGGCAAGGACAATCTTGGCGCCGTCGTGCTGGAGAATGGCCGCTTCGCGCTGGCCAAGCGGCTGAAGCCGGTGCTGGAAGCCGGCCGGCAGGCAGGGTTCCTCGATTTTCCGGACGCCGAGACGGCGTTCCGGACTTTCTTCGGGCTGGTCGCCCGCGACGTGCAGATCCGTCTGCTGCTCGGCGACCGGCTGGAATTGACTGATGCGACAATCGGCGGCGACGCCGCCCGGGCGACGCAGCAGTTTCTCGCTCTTCATGGAGCAAAAACCGGGCCACAAGGCCCCCTAGAGCCGGATGATTTCAGGTCAAGTCGACCTGAAATCTGA
- a CDS encoding DJ-1/PfpI family protein, translating to MPDTRILMITGDYAEDYETMVPFQTLLACGYTVHAVCPGKKAGDSIATSIHDFEGAQTYSEKRGHNFTLNATFDDIHVETYGALVIPGGRAPEYLRLDPKVLAMVRHFFDADKPVAAVCHAAQLLAASGVLKGRTCSAYPACRPDVELAGGIYADIAIDDAVTDGKLVTAPAWPAHPAWLRQFMAVLAA from the coding sequence ATGCCGGATACCAGAATTCTGATGATCACGGGCGACTACGCCGAGGACTACGAGACCATGGTCCCGTTCCAGACCTTGCTTGCCTGCGGCTACACCGTGCATGCCGTCTGCCCGGGCAAAAAGGCAGGCGACAGCATCGCCACGTCGATCCACGATTTTGAAGGTGCACAGACCTATTCGGAAAAACGCGGCCATAACTTCACGCTCAACGCCACCTTCGACGACATCCACGTCGAAACCTATGGCGCGCTGGTCATCCCCGGCGGTCGGGCGCCGGAATATCTGCGCCTCGATCCAAAGGTGCTGGCCATGGTCCGGCACTTTTTCGATGCCGACAAGCCGGTTGCCGCTGTCTGCCACGCCGCGCAGCTGCTGGCCGCGAGCGGTGTCCTGAAAGGGCGTACATGCTCGGCCTATCCCGCTTGTCGTCCCGACGTTGAACTTGCCGGCGGCATCTATGCCGACATCGCCATCGATGATGCCGTGACCGATGGCAAGCTGGTCACGGCCCCGGCATGGCCCGCGCACCCGGCATGGCTGCGTCAGTTCATGGCGGTTCTGGCGGCGTAG
- a CDS encoding ABC transporter ATP-binding protein: MTDPVLITFDRVWKSYGQGEARVHALAGVNLAIRRSEFVAIMGPSGSGKSTAMNIIGCLDTPTAGTYSFMGLDAGRLDRNRRAMLRNLYIGFVFQGYNLLPRTTAAENVELPLIYRGVPAAERRALAMKALAEVGLVGREHHTPAELSGGQQQRVAIARAIVTRPTLLVADEPTGNLDTARTHEIMELLTRLNRELGLTIAMVTHEPDVAEYAGRTIRFLDGHVASDIRHMEEAQP, from the coding sequence GTGACCGATCCCGTGCTCATCACCTTCGACAGGGTCTGGAAGAGCTATGGCCAGGGCGAGGCCCGTGTCCATGCGCTGGCCGGCGTCAATCTTGCCATCCGCCGCAGCGAGTTCGTGGCCATCATGGGCCCGTCCGGCTCGGGCAAATCGACGGCGATGAACATCATCGGCTGCCTCGACACGCCAACCGCCGGAACCTACAGCTTCATGGGACTGGATGCCGGCCGGCTGGACCGCAATCGCCGCGCCATGCTGCGCAACCTCTACATCGGCTTCGTCTTCCAGGGCTACAACCTCCTGCCGCGCACAACGGCGGCTGAAAATGTCGAACTGCCGCTGATCTATCGCGGCGTCCCGGCCGCCGAGCGACGCGCGCTTGCCATGAAAGCACTGGCGGAGGTCGGTCTTGTCGGCCGCGAGCACCATACGCCCGCCGAGCTTTCCGGCGGCCAGCAGCAGCGCGTGGCGATCGCGCGCGCCATCGTCACCCGCCCGACCCTTCTGGTCGCCGACGAGCCGACCGGCAACCTCGACACAGCACGCACGCATGAGATCATGGAATTGCTGACGCGGCTGAACCGGGAACTGGGCCTGACCATCGCCATGGTCACGCACGAGCCTGACGTCGCCGAATATGCCGGGCGCACGATCCGCTTCCTCGACGGCCATGTCGCCTCCGACATCAGGCATATGGAGGAGGCCCAACCATGA
- a CDS encoding endonuclease/exonuclease/phosphatase family protein: MSLRLATFNVENLMNRFDFSGYRNQLNEDRTLALFDIQSEAEYRMLEQARAIAQSDDTRQLTALAIAATRADIICMQEVDNIEALKAFEYGYLFKMVGQGYRQKYTTAGNDSRGIDVAIMMRNETVQGQPIEFVRMTSHAYVTYEQFGLQTPELEALGNQANERIFRRDCLEIDVTVGGAPLTLYLVHFKSMGPPRNGLDGREATMPVRIAEAQAVRRIIEDRFGKEHAADKRWAICGDMNDYRQRVKIAGDSIDGYRFEVVDENQSCINVLTAGGFCENVVERRPEMNRWTFYHTRGPEERHLCQLDYILLSKGLAARNTTAVPDIIRNGQPWRTIFPAGQEVDRFPRAGWDRPKASDHCPVVIGLDMA, from the coding sequence ATGTCGCTGCGCCTTGCCACTTTCAATGTCGAGAACCTGATGAACAGGTTCGATTTTTCCGGATACCGCAACCAGCTCAACGAAGACCGCACGCTGGCGCTTTTCGATATCCAGAGCGAGGCCGAATACAGGATGCTGGAGCAGGCCCGCGCCATCGCCCAGTCCGACGACACGCGGCAACTGACGGCGCTGGCGATCGCGGCCACCCGCGCCGACATCATCTGCATGCAGGAGGTCGACAACATCGAGGCGCTGAAGGCCTTCGAATATGGCTATCTGTTCAAGATGGTGGGGCAAGGTTACCGCCAGAAATACACCACCGCTGGCAATGACTCTCGCGGAATCGACGTCGCCATCATGATGCGCAACGAGACAGTGCAGGGCCAGCCGATCGAATTCGTGCGCATGACCAGCCATGCCTATGTCACCTACGAGCAGTTCGGCCTGCAGACGCCGGAGCTTGAGGCCCTAGGCAACCAGGCCAATGAGCGCATCTTCCGGCGCGACTGCCTGGAGATCGACGTGACAGTCGGCGGCGCGCCGCTGACGCTCTATCTCGTGCATTTCAAGTCGATGGGGCCGCCCCGCAACGGGCTCGACGGGCGCGAGGCGACGATGCCTGTGCGCATCGCCGAGGCGCAGGCCGTACGCCGCATCATCGAGGACCGCTTTGGCAAGGAGCACGCCGCCGACAAGCGCTGGGCGATCTGCGGCGACATGAACGACTATCGGCAGCGCGTGAAGATCGCCGGTGATTCCATCGATGGTTACCGCTTCGAGGTGGTCGATGAGAACCAGTCCTGCATCAATGTGCTCACCGCCGGCGGCTTCTGCGAAAACGTGGTCGAACGACGGCCCGAAATGAACCGCTGGACCTTCTACCATACGCGTGGCCCGGAAGAGCGGCATCTGTGCCAGCTCGACTACATCCTGCTGTCGAAGGGGCTGGCCGCCAGGAATACGACCGCCGTTCCCGACATCATCCGCAACGGCCAGCCATGGCGCACCATCTTCCCGGCGGGCCAGGAGGTCGACCGCTTTCCACGCGCCGGCTGGGACCGGCCGAAGGCGTCGGACCATTGTCCGGTGGTGATCGGCCTGGACATGGCCTGA
- a CDS encoding ABC transporter permease, which yields MIWETVRLSLRSVRRNVLRSFLTLLGIVIGVAAVIAMLTIGSGTTEKVKADISKLGSNLLVIRAGRPAGPGGPGGLDQVVRPLAEKDVTALVTHLTGARAIAPASQKQVRVIFGTESLTSGVTGTTSAYLDARDWKLVSGRPFSDSETRSGTGVCLIGETVRQQFFGAGDPEGEIIRVNRTSCKIIGLLEPKGYTGFGQDQDNIVLMPLAAYQRRVAGNRNIDSIYVAADDQTPTTELQPRVEDILRDIRRVTPDRESDFAIRDMTQIADAMASATTTMTGMLGAVAGVSLLVGGIGIMNIMLVSVTERTREIGIRLAIGAHEKHILIQFLVEATVLSLLGGIIGILIGLSLAGLASLTLSIPFAPSPAVIVLAVGFSALIGMVFGFFPALRGARLDPIDALRHE from the coding sequence ATGATCTGGGAAACCGTCCGCCTCTCCCTGCGCTCCGTTCGCCGCAACGTGCTGCGCTCTTTCCTGACCCTGCTTGGCATCGTCATCGGCGTCGCCGCCGTCATTGCCATGCTGACCATCGGCTCCGGCACCACCGAGAAGGTCAAGGCCGACATCTCCAAGCTCGGCAGCAACCTGCTGGTGATCCGCGCCGGTCGCCCCGCCGGCCCGGGCGGGCCGGGAGGGCTCGACCAGGTGGTGCGGCCGCTCGCAGAGAAGGACGTGACGGCACTTGTCACGCATCTCACCGGCGCACGCGCCATCGCTCCGGCCTCGCAAAAGCAGGTCCGCGTCATCTTCGGCACGGAAAGCCTGACATCCGGCGTCACCGGCACAACCAGTGCCTATCTCGATGCCCGCGACTGGAAGCTCGTCTCGGGCCGGCCGTTCAGCGATTCGGAAACCCGCTCGGGCACGGGCGTCTGCCTGATCGGCGAAACGGTGCGCCAGCAATTCTTCGGCGCCGGCGACCCGGAAGGCGAGATCATCCGCGTCAACCGCACCTCCTGCAAGATCATCGGCCTGCTCGAGCCGAAGGGCTATACCGGCTTCGGCCAGGACCAGGACAACATCGTGCTGATGCCACTCGCCGCCTATCAGCGCCGCGTCGCCGGCAACCGCAACATCGACAGCATCTATGTCGCCGCCGACGATCAGACCCCGACGACGGAGTTGCAGCCACGCGTCGAGGACATATTGCGCGATATCAGACGCGTCACGCCCGACCGCGAGAGCGATTTCGCCATTCGTGACATGACCCAGATCGCCGACGCCATGGCCAGCGCCACCACCACCATGACCGGCATGCTGGGCGCCGTCGCCGGCGTCAGCCTGCTCGTCGGCGGCATCGGCATCATGAACATCATGCTTGTGTCCGTCACCGAGCGCACGCGCGAGATCGGCATCAGGCTCGCCATCGGCGCGCATGAAAAGCACATCCTCATCCAGTTTCTGGTCGAGGCCACGGTGCTGTCGCTGCTCGGCGGCATCATCGGCATCCTGATCGGCCTGTCACTGGCTGGGCTGGCCTCGCTGACGCTGTCTATACCCTTCGCGCCGAGCCCGGCGGTCATCGTGCTCGCAGTCGGCTTTTCGGCGCTGATCGGCATGGTGTTCGGCTTCTTCCCGGCGCTGCGCGGCGCCCGCCTCGATCCAATCGACGCGTTGCGGCACGAGTGA